In Leptospira harrisiae, a genomic segment contains:
- a CDS encoding Fur family transcriptional regulator, whose product MKALTKHRELIFNDLKERKDHPTAKMVFESVRGKADKISFATVYNSLEYLVEHKMVNKLNIESDSVRYDAFLDDHSHLLCSECGNILDVAPLKLSADTDWQGLGFQVKHVDIVVSGTCSSCHSK is encoded by the coding sequence ATGAAAGCACTCACAAAACATAGAGAACTAATTTTCAATGACCTAAAAGAAAGAAAAGACCACCCTACAGCAAAGATGGTTTTTGAATCCGTTCGTGGAAAGGCTGACAAAATTAGTTTTGCCACTGTCTACAATTCTTTGGAATACTTGGTAGAACACAAGATGGTGAACAAACTGAATATTGAATCGGATTCGGTCCGTTACGATGCATTTTTGGACGACCACTCCCATTTGCTTTGCAGCGAGTGTGGAAACATTTTGGACGTGGCTCCATTAAAACTCAGTGCTGACACCGATTGGCAAGGATTAGGATTTCAGGTGAAACATGTTGATATCGTGGTTTCAGGCACCTGTTCTTCCTGCCACTCTAAGTAA